In Terriglobia bacterium, a single window of DNA contains:
- a CDS encoding acetamidase/formamidase family protein, whose product MRRVALVLAVVSLFAANNQLCAQSQPQPSPQQFTLKATPATVAWGYYDAAAPPVLRIHSGDTVQFDTLITNSPTGLERAGLPPEQVQQSLRDIYKEVTNKGPGGHILTGPVYIEDAEPGDTLEVRIQKIDLAIAYAYNAFGPTRGFLPEDFPYRKMKIIPLNRERMVAKFAPGIEIPLHPFFGSMGVAPPEAYGRIDSAPPGNHAGNMDNKELVAGTTLFLPVHARGALFEVGDGHVGQGNGEVDITALETSLVGTLQFIVHKKTGQKYPRAETPTHYISMGFHQELYEATKMAVREMIEFLVAEKHLSRDDAYMLTSVAGDVDITELVDGNKGVHVMMPKAIFVK is encoded by the coding sequence ATGCGTCGCGTTGCCCTTGTTCTTGCCGTAGTTTCGCTATTCGCAGCAAACAATCAGCTTTGCGCTCAGAGCCAGCCGCAACCCTCGCCCCAACAATTCACGCTGAAAGCCACGCCGGCTACCGTGGCCTGGGGCTATTACGACGCCGCGGCGCCGCCCGTCCTGCGGATCCATTCCGGTGACACAGTGCAGTTTGACACGCTGATCACCAACAGTCCCACGGGACTGGAGCGCGCCGGGCTGCCGCCGGAGCAAGTTCAGCAGAGCCTGCGAGATATCTACAAGGAAGTGACGAATAAAGGTCCGGGTGGGCACATCCTGACCGGCCCTGTCTATATAGAAGATGCCGAGCCGGGCGACACGCTGGAAGTCCGCATCCAGAAGATTGATCTGGCTATCGCATACGCCTACAACGCGTTCGGACCGACGCGCGGCTTCCTGCCGGAAGATTTTCCCTATCGCAAGATGAAGATCATTCCCCTGAACCGCGAGCGCATGGTCGCCAAGTTTGCGCCGGGAATCGAAATCCCGCTGCATCCTTTCTTCGGCAGCATGGGCGTGGCGCCGCCGGAAGCGTACGGGCGGATTGACAGCGCGCCTCCGGGCAATCATGCCGGCAACATGGACAACAAAGAGTTGGTGGCGGGGACCACGTTGTTTCTTCCCGTCCACGCGCGCGGGGCGTTGTTTGAAGTGGGCGATGGCCACGTGGGACAGGGCAACGGCGAAGTGGACATCACCGCGCTGGAAACGTCCCTCGTAGGCACGCTGCAGTTCATTGTGCACAAGAAGACGGGGCAGAAGTATCCGCGGGCCGAGACGCCGACGCATTACATCAGCATGGGGTTTCACCAGGAGCTGTATGAAGCCACCAAGATGGCAGTCCGCGAGATGATTGAATTTCTGGTGGCGGAAAAACATCTGAGCCGCGATGACGCCTACATGTTGACCAGCGTGGCCGGCGACGTGGACATCACCGAACTGGTGGATGGCAACAAAGGCGTGCACGTGATGATGCCGAAAGCCATCTTTGTGAAATAG
- a CDS encoding cyclic nucleotide-binding domain-containing protein produces MVTDQQQVYYPSGTVLFREGEKADGAFLIVTGEVTTSMEAPAKGKLSLDTVQPPAYVALADSIAGDSYSCTTRALRDTKGFFIPRERLLKTMCAQGPNLALLQALAREVSISYQKLRAVRDKFGGRSVTRKRIS; encoded by the coding sequence ATGGTTACAGATCAACAACAAGTTTATTATCCGTCCGGCACGGTCTTGTTTCGCGAAGGCGAGAAAGCTGACGGCGCTTTCCTGATCGTGACCGGCGAGGTCACCACCTCCATGGAAGCCCCTGCCAAAGGGAAGCTCTCTCTGGACACGGTGCAGCCTCCGGCCTACGTGGCCCTGGCAGATTCCATTGCCGGCGATAGTTATTCGTGCACCACGCGCGCGTTGCGCGACACCAAGGGTTTCTTCATTCCGCGGGAGCGTCTGCTCAAGACCATGTGTGCTCAAGGGCCGAACCTGGCTTTGCTGCAGGCACTGGCCCGAGAGGTCAGCATAAGCTACCAGAAGCTGCGGGCCGTGCGCGATAAGTTCGGCGGACGTTCGGTGACCCGCAAGCGCATCTCGTAG
- a CDS encoding DUF4931 domain-containing protein, with protein sequence MKGSELRQDPATKEWVVIAPDRAKRPNAAALRNQSVAPPAAQCPFCPGHEFMTPPELLRIPAGPDWQVRVVPNKFGAMSPEAAPERHDGFFRTVTGAGHHEVIIEDPRHELEFADMSEEHIANVLQAYRQRQVELSRDPKVQFVVIFRNYGERAGTSLLHPHSQLLATPVMPAYVRWKHELAERYFDDTHRNLYGDILENERTAAQRVVEDGSDFTVFAPFASFVPYEMWIMPHAAKPSFALASDEELRGLSAVLRRSLLRLRNCCGPVDYNFVIHSCATRELNEEYYLWHLQIIPRLTQPAGFELGSHMYINPTLPEEGAQQLREALSPPVTAAAIPA encoded by the coding sequence ATGAAGGGCTCTGAACTGCGCCAGGATCCTGCCACCAAAGAATGGGTGGTCATTGCTCCGGACCGCGCGAAGCGGCCCAACGCCGCCGCGCTGCGAAACCAATCGGTCGCGCCGCCTGCGGCGCAGTGTCCTTTTTGTCCCGGGCATGAGTTTATGACGCCGCCTGAGTTGCTGCGTATTCCTGCCGGTCCGGACTGGCAGGTCCGGGTAGTTCCCAACAAGTTTGGGGCCATGTCGCCGGAAGCGGCTCCGGAACGGCATGACGGTTTTTTCCGCACAGTGACCGGCGCCGGGCACCATGAGGTGATCATCGAAGATCCGCGCCACGAACTCGAATTTGCCGACATGTCCGAAGAGCACATCGCCAACGTCCTGCAAGCCTACCGGCAGCGCCAGGTGGAGTTGAGCCGCGATCCCAAGGTCCAGTTTGTCGTGATCTTCCGCAACTACGGAGAGCGCGCCGGGACCTCATTGCTGCATCCGCATTCGCAGCTGCTGGCCACGCCGGTGATGCCGGCCTACGTGCGCTGGAAACATGAGCTTGCGGAACGCTACTTTGACGACACCCATCGCAATCTCTACGGCGACATTCTGGAAAATGAGCGGACGGCCGCGCAGCGCGTGGTGGAAGATGGGAGCGATTTCACCGTGTTTGCCCCGTTTGCCTCGTTTGTGCCGTATGAGATGTGGATCATGCCGCACGCCGCCAAGCCCTCTTTTGCGTTGGCGTCGGATGAGGAGTTGCGCGGGCTTAGCGCGGTCTTGCGCCGCTCATTGCTGCGACTGAGAAACTGCTGCGGACCGGTGGATTACAACTTTGTCATTCATTCCTGCGCCACGCGCGAACTCAATGAAGAGTACTACCTGTGGCATTTGCAGATCATTCCCCGGCTGACGCAACCCGCGGGGTTTGAGCTGGGCTCGCACATGTACATCAACCCTACTTTGCCGGAAGAGGGCGCCCAGCAGCTTCGTGAGGCCTTGTCGCCACCAGTGACCGCGGCCGCCATCCCAGCCTAG
- a CDS encoding CHAD domain-containing protein: MKPTPAIANNSGLGHWMLQVQKEIVRAAQGFKSGPVHDLRVALRRCRSMVDGLRAMDPDKVWKKMRRQATDLFDSLGNLRDCQVMMEWVEKLGQPDDPVTQRLLAYEREQEHAFKVHAQQALDKFDQKQWQRWTNTLPRRAGRLRPGSDPFKALALEKWTDARKRESAALKTESPLAFHRLRIAVKKLRYVAENFLPELYEAWGQGFKKVQDLLGEIHDLDVLRATATSIGACPTPEEEQRWDKLLRAERDSRIEQYKQKMLGPKSLWRAWRSGLPSGAEAREASLGRLQAWSGFLDSDVRHSRRVARLALQLHDGLLQAGVMEDGIQRNQERSRQMLGAAAIVHEVGRHDGAKGHHKTTQRMVGNLERVAGWTRPEMARIGLIARYHRGALPSAAKLRALPLEQRKQTRMLAGILRLANAFDADHDGAIRRIKVSKPGDYLVIQADGLNLESGLAEKIAGARHLLEMSCGIPVMVRSMPAAKSSLRKKRVSRKQG; this comes from the coding sequence GTGAAACCAACTCCCGCCATCGCCAACAATTCCGGACTGGGCCACTGGATGCTGCAAGTCCAGAAGGAAATCGTACGGGCCGCGCAAGGCTTCAAGAGCGGTCCCGTGCACGACCTGCGGGTCGCGTTGCGCCGCTGCCGCTCCATGGTGGACGGGTTGCGGGCCATGGACCCTGACAAAGTCTGGAAGAAGATGCGCCGCCAGGCCACCGATCTGTTCGACAGCCTGGGCAATTTGCGCGACTGCCAGGTGATGATGGAATGGGTGGAGAAGCTGGGGCAGCCCGATGATCCGGTCACGCAGCGGCTGCTGGCTTACGAGCGCGAGCAGGAACACGCGTTCAAAGTGCACGCGCAACAAGCGCTGGACAAATTCGACCAAAAACAGTGGCAGCGATGGACCAACACTTTGCCTCGTCGCGCCGGACGCCTGCGGCCCGGCTCTGACCCTTTCAAAGCGCTGGCCTTGGAGAAATGGACGGACGCCCGCAAGCGCGAAAGCGCAGCCCTGAAGACCGAAAGCCCGCTTGCGTTTCATCGCCTGCGCATTGCGGTGAAGAAGCTGCGCTACGTGGCAGAGAATTTTCTTCCTGAGCTTTATGAAGCGTGGGGCCAGGGGTTCAAGAAGGTCCAGGATTTGCTGGGCGAAATCCACGACCTTGACGTTCTGCGCGCCACAGCCACCAGCATCGGCGCATGTCCCACGCCGGAAGAAGAGCAGCGCTGGGACAAGTTGCTGCGCGCCGAGCGCGACTCCCGGATCGAGCAGTACAAACAGAAGATGCTGGGGCCTAAGTCTCTGTGGCGAGCATGGCGCAGCGGTCTGCCGAGCGGCGCGGAAGCCAGGGAAGCGTCGCTGGGCAGGCTGCAGGCCTGGTCGGGATTCTTGGACTCTGACGTTCGCCACAGCCGGCGGGTAGCGCGGCTGGCGTTGCAACTGCACGATGGCCTGCTGCAGGCGGGCGTGATGGAAGACGGCATTCAAAGAAACCAGGAGCGCTCGCGTCAAATGCTGGGCGCAGCGGCGATTGTCCATGAAGTAGGCCGGCACGATGGCGCGAAAGGCCATCACAAGACAACCCAGCGGATGGTCGGCAACCTGGAGCGGGTAGCCGGGTGGACGCGGCCGGAGATGGCGCGAATCGGGTTGATCGCGCGCTATCATCGCGGAGCTTTGCCCAGCGCCGCCAAGCTGCGCGCTCTTCCGCTGGAGCAGCGCAAGCAGACCAGAATGCTGGCGGGCATCCTGCGGCTGGCCAACGCTTTCGACGCCGATCATGACGGCGCCATTCGCCGTATCAAAGTATCCAAACCCGGAGATTACCTGGTGATCCAAGCGGACGGTCTAAACCTCGAGAGCGGCCTGGCGGAAAAGATTGCCGGCGCGCGCCACCTGCTGGAGATGAGTTGCGGAATCCCGGTGATGGTGCGCAGTATGCCGGCAGCGAAAAGCAGTTTGCGCAAGAAGCGTGTGAGCAGAAAACAGGGTTAG
- a CDS encoding tetratricopeptide repeat protein: MRLIITFCCFAVLGPLVRADTIVLKNGDRIVADSVRESNGRVTYFIGDNTFTIPKSIVARIEAGPGVTPAAEPQRAVSEEISPVHQQMTGADELTARVIRNNQVDTAALKAIEDQGVAQQSAVANSIAANFEERRNNLAAAARYLENSLRFLPDHPVLLESYASVLLQLGRPAEAMISAERATRASAPSAVAYALLGLAYYRSDRSREALAAWRKSLQLRPDDKVRQLMERVERESATEASFRQQESSHFTLRYEGAHTAGGLRQQVLEALEADYRDLQNDLGATPRNIYVSLYPDQAFFDVTQAPLWSAALNDGKIRLPVSGVNNVTPQLARVLRHELTHSFVQHITHGRVPQWLNEGVAQLEEGVTTAAYGDRLAALFNTGRQIPLSQLEGNFASYSSAEAAVAYAEGLAAVEYIRDTFGMADLARIIQRVGEGQSIESALRSTIHAGYAELEKQIAEHLKKKYGT, from the coding sequence GTGCGATTGATTATTACATTTTGCTGCTTCGCGGTCTTGGGCCCGCTCGTCCGCGCGGACACCATTGTTCTCAAGAACGGCGATCGCATCGTTGCCGATTCTGTGCGCGAAAGTAACGGTCGCGTCACCTACTTCATCGGCGACAACACCTTCACCATCCCCAAATCGATTGTCGCCAGAATTGAAGCCGGTCCCGGAGTCACACCTGCCGCGGAGCCGCAGCGCGCGGTCAGCGAAGAGATTTCTCCCGTTCATCAACAGATGACCGGAGCCGATGAGCTGACGGCGCGCGTCATCCGCAACAACCAGGTGGACACTGCGGCGCTCAAGGCCATTGAAGACCAGGGTGTGGCGCAGCAATCGGCCGTGGCCAACTCCATTGCCGCCAACTTTGAAGAGCGCCGCAACAACCTTGCTGCGGCCGCGCGGTATCTGGAGAACTCGTTGCGCTTCCTGCCGGACCATCCGGTGCTGCTGGAAAGCTATGCGTCAGTGCTTTTGCAGTTAGGCCGGCCCGCGGAAGCCATGATCTCCGCGGAGCGCGCCACCCGCGCCAGCGCACCCTCGGCCGTGGCGTACGCGCTGCTGGGGCTTGCCTACTATCGCAGTGACCGCAGCCGGGAAGCGCTCGCCGCGTGGCGCAAGTCCTTGCAACTGCGTCCTGACGACAAGGTGCGCCAGCTCATGGAGCGCGTGGAACGCGAGTCGGCGACGGAGGCCAGCTTCCGCCAGCAGGAGAGCAGCCACTTTACTCTGCGCTATGAAGGCGCGCACACCGCCGGCGGGCTGCGCCAGCAGGTCCTGGAAGCGCTGGAAGCTGACTACCGCGACCTGCAAAACGATCTGGGCGCCACGCCGCGCAACATCTATGTCTCGTTATATCCCGACCAGGCTTTTTTTGACGTGACCCAGGCGCCGCTGTGGTCGGCGGCGCTGAACGACGGCAAGATCCGCTTGCCCGTCTCCGGCGTGAACAATGTCACGCCGCAACTGGCGCGCGTGCTGCGCCATGAGTTGACGCATTCCTTTGTGCAGCACATAACCCACGGCCGCGTGCCGCAGTGGCTCAATGAGGGCGTTGCGCAACTGGAGGAAGGGGTCACCACCGCGGCGTACGGCGACCGTCTGGCGGCGCTGTTCAACACCGGACGCCAGATTCCGCTCAGCCAGCTTGAAGGAAACTTTGCCAGTTACAGTTCGGCGGAGGCCGCCGTGGCTTACGCGGAAGGTTTGGCTGCGGTGGAGTACATCCGCGATACCTTCGGCATGGCCGACCTGGCCCGCATCATACAGCGCGTGGGGGAAGGACAGTCCATTGAGTCCGCGTTACGCAGCACCATCCATGCCGGATATGCTGAGCTGGAAAAACAGATCGCCGAACATTTGAAAAAGAAGTACGGGACGTAA
- a CDS encoding 6-phosphofructokinase yields the protein MRTIGISTGGGDCPGLNAVIRAVVKAAILAQGWRVLGIEDSFDGLIWPHKVRELKLEDASGLLERGGTILGTTNRGNPFHYQVEEDGKKQERDFSDQVVSNAQALGLDGLVVLGGDGTMAIALALYRKGLKLVGVPKTIDNDLAGTEITVGFDTALHTAMEAIDKIHSSAESHHRVMLVEVMGREAGWIALEAGMTSGADVILIPEIPFNIAKVCETVRQRDQAGKRFTIVAVAEGISLPAELQAEAAAASPDSSQAKPATSVLREAIARRTGKETRLTVLGHIQRGGPPSPFDRVLGTRFGVAAVDLLARNEFGKMVCVNQGLIGSVELSAVTGKIRRVDPQGELVRAARAVGVCFGD from the coding sequence ATGAGGACCATTGGCATCTCGACCGGAGGCGGCGATTGTCCCGGCTTGAATGCGGTGATTCGCGCCGTAGTCAAGGCCGCCATTCTCGCCCAGGGCTGGCGCGTCCTGGGCATTGAGGACAGCTTTGACGGCTTGATCTGGCCGCACAAAGTGCGCGAGCTGAAACTGGAAGATGCCAGCGGCCTGTTGGAGCGCGGCGGAACCATCCTGGGGACCACCAACCGCGGCAATCCATTTCATTATCAGGTAGAGGAGGACGGCAAAAAACAGGAACGTGATTTCTCTGACCAGGTGGTGAGCAACGCGCAAGCCCTGGGCCTGGACGGTCTGGTGGTGCTGGGCGGTGACGGAACCATGGCCATCGCTCTTGCGCTCTACCGCAAGGGCTTGAAGCTGGTGGGCGTGCCCAAGACCATTGACAATGATCTTGCCGGAACCGAGATCACGGTGGGTTTTGACACCGCGCTGCACACCGCCATGGAAGCCATAGACAAGATCCACTCTTCGGCGGAGTCCCACCATCGCGTGATGCTGGTGGAAGTGATGGGCCGGGAGGCCGGCTGGATTGCTCTGGAAGCCGGCATGACCTCCGGCGCTGACGTCATCCTCATTCCCGAGATTCCTTTCAACATCGCCAAGGTGTGTGAGACCGTCCGGCAGCGCGACCAGGCAGGAAAGCGGTTTACCATCGTCGCCGTGGCGGAAGGCATCAGCCTGCCGGCGGAGCTTCAGGCGGAAGCCGCGGCCGCAAGTCCGGATTCTTCGCAGGCCAAGCCCGCCACCAGCGTTCTCCGCGAAGCCATTGCCCGCCGCACAGGAAAAGAAACTCGCCTGACCGTTCTGGGACACATCCAGCGCGGCGGTCCGCCCTCGCCGTTTGACCGCGTTCTGGGCACGCGCTTCGGCGTGGCCGCCGTGGACCTGCTTGCCCGCAATGAGTTTGGGAAAATGGTTTGCGTCAACCAGGGTCTAATCGGCAGCGTGGAGCTGAGCGCCGTCACCGGAAAAATCCGCCGCGTTGATCCCCAGGGAGAACTGGTCCGGGCCGCCCGCGCCGTGGGCGTCTGCTTTGGCGACTAA
- a CDS encoding alpha/beta fold hydrolase, whose protein sequence is MDAVEVVIREFADTAAEPAVRGFLHTPAAPNSHALVLTHGAGANCQSPLLRRLADAFAGDGFVVLRCDLPFRQKRPHGPPFPATAAQDRAGLQRAVSVLREKAAGQVFLGGHSYGGRQASMLSAENPGLVAGLLLLSYPLHPPRKPQQLRTEHLPQLKTPALFVHGERDPFGSVAEMQAALQLIPARSKLLVVERAGHDLLRASSARAASSSGDSAQDLPTRIRQAFRDFFAV, encoded by the coding sequence ATGGATGCTGTTGAGGTCGTAATCCGTGAGTTTGCTGATACTGCCGCCGAGCCGGCTGTGCGCGGCTTCCTGCATACTCCCGCGGCGCCTAACAGCCATGCTTTGGTCCTGACGCACGGCGCCGGCGCCAACTGCCAATCTCCGCTGCTGCGCCGGCTCGCGGACGCGTTCGCCGGCGACGGGTTCGTGGTCTTGCGCTGCGACTTGCCATTTCGCCAGAAGCGTCCGCATGGGCCTCCTTTTCCTGCCACTGCGGCCCAGGACCGCGCCGGCTTGCAGCGTGCGGTGAGCGTGTTGCGGGAGAAAGCTGCGGGCCAGGTCTTTCTCGGCGGACATTCCTACGGCGGCCGCCAGGCCAGCATGCTGTCGGCGGAAAATCCAGGATTGGTCGCAGGGCTCCTGCTGCTTTCCTACCCGCTGCATCCTCCGCGCAAGCCCCAGCAACTCCGCACCGAGCACTTGCCCCAGCTCAAAACGCCGGCGCTGTTCGTCCACGGTGAACGCGATCCCTTTGGTTCAGTCGCGGAGATGCAAGCCGCGCTGCAGCTTATTCCTGCGCGCAGCAAGTTGCTGGTGGTTGAACGCGCCGGTCACGATCTTCTGCGCGCAAGCTCAGCCCGCGCCGCGTCTTCCTCCGGGGATTCTGCCCAAGATCTTCCTACGCGCATTCGCCAGGCGTTTCGGGACTTCTTCGCCGTCTAA
- a CDS encoding DUF882 domain-containing protein, producing the protein MLQTIFSLLLILLPVSAGYATNLDVPAATGYEHRLRLYHTHTNEHLDIVYRQGDRYVPEAIDQLEHFLRDHRTGTVHHFDPRLFDLLNDLTATVGRPQAEIDVVCGYRTPWSNSFLRSRSSAVAKHSLHMQAMAIDIRMPGIQTAELRDAALSLHRGGVGYYARQQFVHVDVGRIRRW; encoded by the coding sequence GTGCTTCAAACCATCTTTTCCCTGCTTCTCATCCTTTTGCCTGTTTCTGCGGGCTACGCGACTAACTTGGACGTTCCCGCGGCCACGGGGTACGAACACCGGCTGCGGCTCTACCACACCCACACCAATGAGCACCTGGACATCGTTTATCGCCAGGGCGACCGCTACGTCCCCGAAGCGATTGACCAGCTGGAGCACTTCCTGCGCGACCACCGCACCGGCACGGTCCACCATTTTGATCCGCGCCTGTTCGATCTGCTGAACGACCTCACTGCTACGGTAGGCCGTCCGCAGGCGGAGATTGACGTGGTGTGCGGATACCGCACTCCGTGGAGCAACAGCTTTCTGCGCAGCCGGTCTTCGGCCGTGGCCAAGCACAGCCTGCACATGCAGGCGATGGCCATTGACATCAGGATGCCGGGCATACAGACCGCTGAACTGCGCGACGCCGCGCTCAGCCTGCATCGCGGTGGCGTGGGTTATTACGCGCGCCAGCAATTTGTGCACGTCGATGTGGGCCGCATCCGCCGCTGGTAG
- a CDS encoding Hsp20 family protein, with protein MKPQSLLHELPRDVAIKPKSPVNFWDDVNDIFKAIEKRAYEFFEQRGRENGRDLEDWFKAENELFKPTAVEISDKDNSVVVRAQVPGFTAEELEIDLEPSQLIIRGKQEKETEDTVDTTVYSESRSKEIFREVPLPFNVVAEEGVATLTEGVLEITAPKVPEAKTIEPAVADKVA; from the coding sequence GTGAAGCCGCAATCTTTGCTGCATGAGTTACCCAGAGACGTGGCGATCAAACCGAAATCGCCGGTCAATTTCTGGGACGATGTAAACGATATTTTCAAAGCAATCGAAAAGCGCGCGTACGAATTTTTTGAACAGCGCGGGCGCGAAAACGGGCGCGATCTTGAAGACTGGTTCAAGGCTGAAAATGAGCTGTTCAAGCCGACGGCGGTGGAGATCAGCGATAAGGACAACTCGGTTGTGGTGCGGGCGCAGGTCCCGGGGTTCACCGCCGAAGAGTTGGAGATTGACCTGGAGCCTAGCCAGTTGATCATCCGGGGCAAGCAGGAAAAGGAAACCGAAGACACCGTGGACACGACAGTCTACAGCGAGTCGCGATCCAAGGAGATTTTTCGCGAGGTCCCGCTGCCATTCAACGTGGTTGCCGAAGAAGGCGTGGCCACATTGACGGAAGGCGTGCTTGAAATCACGGCGCCCAAAGTTCCGGAAGCCAAGACCATCGAGCCGGCGGTGGCCGACAAGGTGGCCTGA
- a CDS encoding L,D-transpeptidase family protein encodes MQRCWLAVSMFLFMLPSWSLTAAAQQGVPCDQLSDSVPSQATAVVQHEICLLVESGVLPELRWPNFVQFRTQARQFYAASNYQPVWTVQDQPTAQARALAGIMQGAALKGLRPEDYDAPRWAERLQRFSSSPRVTPAEVARFDLAFTVSALRYLSDINRGRINPNAVEFALAPKTFAAGEFLRTRVLGAADVKSAVEQAEPSLAGYRRTLQALQLYVELAGKGDGDPLPPLVKPVSPGGAYAGVPQLTQRLQRLGDLAPDAALPAQPGIYDGALVQAVRHFQQRHGLLDNGRIGPETFQQLTVPLSRRVAQLQLTLERWRWLPDNLQHSLVAINIPEFRLRAYEDHKEVLSMRVIVGKSFDHHTPVFADDMEYVIFRPYWNVPTSIVKAEIVPALRRRPNYLSTHHMELVDRHGEIVPAAIASPDLIRRLQAGQLEVRQVPGPWNSVGLLKFVLPNQYSVYLHGTPERHLFQRARRDFSHGCIRVEDPPALAAWVLRDNPGWTPERIQAAMNGEQTLQVNLKHTIPVLVLYGTAFVQENGEVSFLEDIYSLDAQLQRALDGVHP; translated from the coding sequence TTGCAGCGCTGTTGGCTGGCCGTCAGCATGTTCCTGTTCATGCTGCCGTCATGGTCGCTGACGGCCGCTGCGCAACAAGGCGTCCCGTGTGATCAGCTCTCGGACTCGGTGCCGTCCCAGGCAACGGCGGTGGTCCAGCACGAAATTTGTCTTCTCGTCGAGAGCGGTGTATTACCAGAGCTGCGCTGGCCCAATTTCGTGCAATTCCGCACCCAGGCGCGGCAGTTCTATGCAGCCTCCAACTACCAGCCAGTGTGGACCGTTCAGGACCAGCCCACAGCGCAAGCCCGCGCTCTTGCCGGGATCATGCAAGGCGCAGCGCTCAAGGGGCTGCGCCCGGAGGACTATGACGCGCCGCGCTGGGCGGAGCGCCTGCAACGTTTTTCCAGCAGCCCGCGCGTTACGCCCGCGGAGGTGGCGCGCTTTGATCTCGCGTTCACCGTTTCGGCATTGCGCTACTTGTCCGACATCAACCGCGGCCGGATCAATCCCAACGCAGTAGAGTTTGCTCTGGCGCCCAAGACTTTTGCCGCAGGGGAGTTTCTGCGTACTCGCGTGCTCGGTGCGGCGGACGTCAAATCCGCCGTGGAGCAGGCCGAGCCGTCGCTGGCCGGATATCGCCGCACGCTGCAAGCGCTTCAGCTCTATGTTGAGCTGGCCGGCAAAGGTGATGGCGATCCCTTGCCTCCGCTGGTGAAGCCTGTCTCCCCCGGTGGCGCATACGCCGGTGTGCCGCAACTCACGCAGCGTTTGCAGCGGCTCGGTGATCTTGCTCCGGACGCCGCACTTCCAGCACAACCTGGCATCTATGACGGCGCGCTGGTCCAGGCCGTGCGCCATTTCCAACAGCGTCACGGGCTCCTCGACAACGGACGCATAGGGCCTGAAACTTTTCAGCAGCTCACCGTTCCTCTCAGCCGTCGTGTGGCCCAGCTCCAGCTCACGCTGGAGCGCTGGCGCTGGCTGCCGGACAACCTGCAGCATTCACTGGTGGCCATCAACATTCCGGAGTTTCGCCTGCGCGCGTATGAGGACCACAAAGAAGTTCTCTCCATGCGGGTGATTGTGGGCAAATCGTTCGATCACCACACGCCGGTGTTTGCTGACGATATGGAGTACGTGATTTTCCGTCCTTACTGGAATGTTCCCACCAGCATTGTGAAGGCTGAAATTGTGCCCGCCTTGCGCCGGCGCCCGAACTACCTGAGCACGCATCACATGGAGCTGGTGGACCGTCACGGAGAAATTGTCCCCGCCGCAATCGCCAGCCCCGACTTAATACGCCGGCTGCAAGCCGGCCAGTTGGAGGTGCGGCAGGTTCCCGGGCCGTGGAACTCGGTGGGGCTGCTGAAATTCGTTCTGCCCAACCAGTACAGCGTTTATCTTCACGGGACGCCGGAGCGCCACCTGTTTCAGCGGGCGCGGCGTGACTTCAGCCATGGCTGCATTCGCGTGGAAGATCCGCCCGCGCTGGCGGCCTGGGTGTTGCGCGACAATCCGGGATGGACGCCGGAGCGAATTCAAGCGGCCATGAACGGCGAGCAGACCTTGCAGGTCAATTTGAAGCACACCATTCCCGTGCTGGTGCTTTACGGCACCGCGTTCGTGCAGGAGAACGGTGAAGTCAGCTTCCTTGAGGACATCTATTCACTCGACGCGCAGCTACAGCGTGCGCTCGATGGCGTCCATCCTTAG
- a CDS encoding 1-acyl-sn-glycerol-3-phosphate acyltransferase, producing MTNKTGKTHKLLRTAFRGAVLGGGVAACLAEYLVMASLGRLTPHSRGGILGKWSARVLRRIGVQWSVTGQPPASGLIVSNHLSYLDILLFSAVSGCAFVAKREVRAWPGVGWIATLCGTIYVDRSRRAETHAIRPQMEAALAAGQRLVLFPEGTSYDGSKVLPFHSSLFEPAVALQTPVTAAFIRYSLPDGDAATQVCYWGEMTLLPHLLKLLAKESIQANLTFSSQA from the coding sequence GTGACCAACAAAACTGGCAAAACGCATAAGCTGTTGCGGACGGCGTTCCGCGGCGCCGTCCTGGGAGGCGGCGTGGCAGCGTGCCTGGCCGAATATCTGGTCATGGCGTCGCTGGGGCGGCTCACTCCCCACAGCCGCGGCGGGATTTTGGGAAAGTGGTCGGCCAGAGTGCTGCGGCGCATCGGCGTGCAATGGAGCGTCACCGGACAGCCGCCCGCGAGCGGACTCATCGTCTCCAACCATCTCAGCTATCTGGATATTCTGCTTTTCAGCGCGGTTTCGGGCTGTGCCTTCGTCGCCAAACGTGAAGTGCGCGCCTGGCCGGGCGTCGGATGGATCGCCACCCTGTGCGGCACCATCTATGTTGACCGTTCCCGCCGCGCGGAAACCCATGCCATTCGCCCGCAGATGGAAGCCGCCCTGGCCGCCGGACAGCGGCTGGTCCTGTTCCCGGAAGGCACCAGCTATGACGGATCGAAAGTGCTTCCGTTTCACTCTTCGCTCTTTGAGCCGGCCGTAGCTTTGCAGACGCCGGTGACCGCAGCCTTCATTCGCTACTCGCTCCCGGACGGCGATGCCGCCACCCAAGTCTGCTATTGGGGCGAGATGACTCTGCTTCCGCATTTGCTGAAGCTGCTGGCGAAGGAGTCGATTCAGGCCAACCTGACATTTTCTTCGCAAGCCTGA